In the Advenella kashmirensis WT001 genome, one interval contains:
- a CDS encoding YqaE/Pmp3 family membrane protein — translation MRLLLAIFLPFVAFFTIGRPIAGIVCLILQITLIGWLPAALWAVYALSQYTTDKKIASARQL, via the coding sequence ATGAGATTACTGCTCGCCATCTTTCTGCCTTTTGTTGCATTTTTTACGATTGGACGCCCAATCGCCGGTATCGTTTGCCTGATTTTGCAGATCACGCTCATCGGTTGGCTGCCCGCTGCATTGTGGGCTGTCTACGCGCTGAGCCAGTATACGACCGATAAAAAAATCGCCTCGGCGCGTCAGCTTTAA
- a CDS encoding DUF924 family protein has product MSPQDILDFWFEHTPSEQWFASDPQFDATIRERFTDVWQQASRAELSGWRSSIRGRLAEIIVLDQFSRNIGRGTPLAFAQDAMALVLSQEASRTAEFNDLTQQENNFLLMPMMHSESTVIHQAAECLFRKYGSNESYQFELKHKAIIDAFGRYPHRNEILGRESTPEEIAFLAQPDHRSDQCGSCTPARTLATPYYFILRPWHRPPAERRGCQQPTCPNRLQCRYRLRVRGRKCAAKAYAGLNFPNFHNRIVSIARPFSENI; this is encoded by the coding sequence ATGTCTCCACAGGATATTCTTGACTTCTGGTTCGAACACACCCCTTCTGAGCAATGGTTCGCCAGCGATCCGCAATTTGATGCAACGATTCGTGAGCGCTTTACCGATGTATGGCAACAGGCCTCACGCGCCGAGCTCAGCGGCTGGCGCAGTTCCATCCGAGGACGCCTGGCCGAGATCATCGTATTGGATCAGTTCTCACGCAACATCGGCCGCGGCACGCCCCTGGCCTTTGCCCAGGATGCAATGGCGCTGGTGCTGTCCCAGGAGGCCTCGCGGACCGCCGAATTTAACGATCTGACGCAACAGGAGAATAATTTTTTGCTGATGCCCATGATGCATTCGGAATCCACTGTGATTCACCAGGCCGCCGAATGCCTGTTTCGCAAATATGGTTCAAACGAATCGTATCAATTCGAGCTGAAACACAAGGCCATCATTGACGCTTTCGGTCGTTATCCGCATCGCAACGAGATTCTGGGGCGCGAATCCACGCCAGAGGAAATCGCCTTTCTGGCACAACCGGATCATCGTTCTGATCAATGCGGCTCTTGTACGCCTGCGCGCACATTGGCAACCCCATACTATTTCATTCTACGCCCCTGGCACCGCCCGCCTGCTGAGCGGCGTGGATGCCAGCAGCCGACCTGCCCGAACCGCTTGCAATGCCGCTACCGGCTACGGGTGCGCGGTCGCAAATGTGCCGCCAAGGCTTACGCAGGACTGAATTTCCCGAACTTTCACAACAGAATCGTGTCGATTGCACGGCCGTTTTCAGAAAATATTTGA
- a CDS encoding DHA2 family efflux MFS transporter permease subunit — protein MADDPGLCLATFMQVLDTTIANVSLPTIAGNLGVSSSQSTWIITSFAVSNAITLPLTGFLSRRFGEVRLFNICTILFVITSFLCGISTNMTELIVFRALQGAVAGPMYPITQSLLISIYPAARRGMALSILSMVTVVAPVAGPILGGWITSSYSWEWIFFINIPVGLFASFIVFVQMRSRPVSIIKAGVDYMGLILLIVAVGSLQVVLDLGNEKDWFGSDFIVVLTIVAVVGTIAFLIWELTHPNPIVNLTLFRHRNFAFGTVALIFGYSAFFAISLLIPLWLQRTLNYDSMWSGIVSAPIGILPVFLAPIVGKYANRIDLRVLASLSFIVMSFTSFWRADFTTDLDYMHIAMTQLVLGLGVAFFFMPVLTILLSDLRADEIAAGSGLAAFLRVLGGSFSASITTFLWDHRAVIHHAQLNENINVYNPTAVEALKQYGETTEIAAYNINNLINQQALQISFNEVFWGLGWLFLLLVGLVWLTRPPFMAKPGAASGAH, from the coding sequence GTGGCTGACGACCCTGGCCTGTGTCTGGCCACCTTCATGCAGGTGCTCGATACCACAATTGCCAATGTGTCGTTGCCGACCATTGCCGGCAACCTTGGCGTCAGTTCGTCGCAGAGCACATGGATTATTACCTCCTTTGCCGTGAGCAATGCCATTACGCTGCCGCTGACCGGCTTTCTGAGTCGACGCTTCGGGGAGGTGCGCCTGTTCAATATCTGCACCATCCTGTTTGTGATTACGTCGTTTCTTTGCGGCATCTCCACAAACATGACGGAGCTCATTGTTTTTCGCGCATTGCAGGGTGCGGTGGCAGGCCCGATGTATCCGATCACGCAAAGCCTGCTGATTTCCATTTATCCCGCGGCGCGCCGCGGCATGGCGCTGTCCATCCTGTCGATGGTCACGGTGGTGGCACCGGTAGCCGGTCCTATCCTGGGCGGCTGGATTACCAGCAGCTACTCGTGGGAATGGATTTTCTTTATCAATATTCCGGTAGGGCTGTTTGCCAGCTTTATTGTCTTTGTGCAGATGCGATCTCGTCCGGTTTCGATCATTAAAGCCGGCGTAGATTATATGGGTCTGATTCTGCTGATTGTGGCGGTGGGTTCACTGCAGGTGGTATTGGACCTGGGCAATGAGAAAGACTGGTTCGGCTCGGACTTTATCGTGGTATTGACGATCGTGGCAGTGGTCGGCACGATTGCTTTCCTGATCTGGGAGCTGACCCACCCCAATCCGATTGTGAATCTGACGCTCTTTCGGCATCGCAATTTCGCCTTCGGCACCGTTGCCCTTATTTTCGGCTATTCCGCTTTCTTTGCCATCAGCCTGCTGATCCCCTTATGGCTGCAGCGCACCCTGAACTATGACTCAATGTGGTCGGGAATTGTGTCGGCGCCTATCGGGATCCTGCCGGTTTTTCTCGCGCCTATCGTGGGTAAATATGCCAATCGTATTGATCTGCGCGTGCTGGCATCCCTGTCGTTCATAGTGATGTCGTTCACCTCGTTCTGGCGTGCGGACTTCACCACCGATCTGGATTACATGCATATTGCCATGACCCAGCTGGTGCTGGGCCTGGGTGTCGCGTTTTTCTTCATGCCAGTGCTGACCATTCTGCTGTCTGACCTGCGTGCCGACGAGATCGCTGCCGGCTCCGGCCTGGCGGCTTTTTTGCGGGTGCTGGGAGGCAGTTTCTCGGCGTCGATTACCACATTCCTGTGGGACCATCGCGCAGTTATTCATCATGCCCAGCTAAACGAAAATATTAATGTCTATAATCCGACAGCGGTAGAAGCGTTAAAGCAGTACGGTGAAACCACCGAGATAGCCGCCTACAATATTAATAACCTGATTAATCAGCAGGCACTGCAGATATCATTCAACGAAGTCTTCTGGGGATTGGGCTGGCTGTTTTTGCTGCTGGTCGGACTGGTCTGGCTGACCAGGCCGCCGTTCATGGCCAAGCCTGGGGCAGCCTCGGGCGCCCACTAA
- a CDS encoding DUF3540 domain-containing protein produces MSSVAQPKTYPVYDPVHLIGVVKKQDEQEFVVECDGHEWVCRRAASCLLQPQVDDTVLISGPERARVYLIAVIEQAHQNESTVSVPGKLNISADSVNIHSAAAMQLRGGTALDINTVQLKLSAEKGQCVVNEMQYVGRELKTTVGMMRIIGKVYESIMDRLSFMSRTSFKLTEEVEHLRAGTIDYQAEQSARLHSKYTMVTAKDLVKVDGKQIHMG; encoded by the coding sequence ATGTCTTCAGTTGCCCAGCCTAAAACCTACCCCGTCTACGATCCGGTCCATCTGATCGGCGTCGTGAAAAAGCAGGATGAGCAGGAGTTTGTTGTTGAATGCGATGGTCATGAATGGGTCTGCCGTCGTGCTGCCAGCTGCCTGTTGCAGCCCCAGGTGGATGATACCGTGCTGATCAGCGGTCCCGAACGGGCTCGCGTATACCTGATTGCGGTCATCGAACAGGCTCATCAGAACGAATCCACGGTCAGTGTGCCGGGCAAGCTCAATATTTCGGCCGACTCAGTCAATATCCACAGTGCCGCTGCCATGCAATTGCGCGGTGGTACCGCGCTGGATATCAACACCGTACAATTGAAGCTGAGTGCGGAAAAAGGCCAGTGCGTCGTTAACGAGATGCAATATGTCGGTCGTGAACTGAAAACCACGGTTGGCATGATGCGAATCATCGGCAAGGTTTACGAGTCGATCATGGACCGTTTGTCATTCATGAGCCGCACGTCGTTCAAACTGACCGAAGAGGTTGAACACTTGCGGGCCGGCACTATCGATTATCAAGCCGAACAATCTGCCCGCTTGCATTCCAAATACACCATGGTCACGGCCAAGGACCTGGTCAAGGTCGATGGCAAACAGATCCATATGGGTTGA
- the tssE gene encoding type VI secretion system baseplate subunit TssE, with protein MDMEDISGKRTAFGMRERRAAKDRLQPALLDRLTDNEPLKKKESRDSVMITYDTLRHAVLRDLRWVLNTVNIETVDDLDAFPQVRNSTVNFGVEALAGRRMSEIDWVDMEQSIKTAIIHFEPRILSDSLEVACVSEVTSLEHHNVLSLEIRGKLWCNPYPREFLFRTDIDLESGHMDLQEQGAA; from the coding sequence ATGGATATGGAAGACATTTCAGGTAAACGAACGGCCTTCGGCATGCGTGAGCGTCGCGCAGCCAAGGATCGTTTGCAGCCGGCATTGCTGGATCGCCTTACCGACAATGAACCGCTGAAAAAAAAGGAAAGTCGCGACAGCGTTATGATCACGTACGATACGCTGCGCCATGCGGTGCTGCGTGACCTGCGCTGGGTGTTGAACACGGTCAATATTGAAACCGTGGACGACCTGGATGCCTTTCCCCAGGTACGCAATTCAACGGTCAATTTCGGCGTCGAAGCCCTGGCCGGCAGGCGCATGTCCGAGATTGACTGGGTTGATATGGAGCAGTCCATCAAGACGGCCATTATTCATTTCGAACCGCGAATTCTGTCCGATTCGCTGGAAGTGGCTTGTGTCAGCGAAGTGACCTCGCTGGAGCATCACAATGTGCTCAGCCTGGAGATCCGCGGCAAACTTTGGTGCAATCCCTATCCGCGCGAATTTTTGTTCCGTACCGACATTGATCTGGAAAGCGGTCATATGGATCTGCAGGAACAGGGGGCTGCCTGA
- a CDS encoding type VI secretion system accessory protein TagJ, whose protein sequence is MTGIIKALDGKSVDEQLDQVKAQIRKKPADADLRARLFQLLAVKGLWDKAFEQLKLSSEMNAQAQPVAVLYTGAITAEQEREAVFRGEKTPAVFEQPPEWMAMLLEALRSDAETAHALREQALEAAPAVSGTVVVNDQEQGQPFEWLCDGDSRLGPVCEVIANGRYGWVPMDMIQSLRLIPPEGLTDLIWVQAEITLVSGRSQIGLIPARYPAPADKNYADLDDASNLSRRTDWQQISQDIYFGTGQKMWMTDAGEYALLDMRSVTFHHGQLN, encoded by the coding sequence ATGACAGGCATCATAAAGGCACTGGACGGCAAGAGCGTTGATGAACAGCTCGATCAGGTGAAGGCTCAAATAAGAAAAAAACCGGCTGACGCCGATCTGCGTGCCCGGCTGTTCCAGTTGCTGGCCGTCAAGGGATTATGGGACAAGGCTTTCGAGCAATTGAAACTGAGTTCGGAAATGAATGCCCAGGCCCAGCCCGTTGCAGTGCTTTATACTGGCGCCATAACGGCAGAGCAGGAACGCGAAGCCGTCTTTCGTGGCGAGAAAACGCCGGCGGTCTTCGAACAGCCGCCCGAGTGGATGGCCATGCTGCTTGAGGCCTTGCGCAGTGACGCCGAGACGGCGCACGCCCTGCGGGAACAGGCGCTGGAAGCGGCGCCAGCTGTTTCAGGTACGGTTGTGGTCAATGACCAGGAACAGGGACAGCCCTTTGAATGGCTGTGCGACGGCGACAGCCGCCTTGGTCCGGTGTGCGAGGTTATTGCCAACGGCCGCTATGGCTGGGTTCCCATGGATATGATCCAGTCGTTGCGCCTGATTCCGCCTGAAGGGCTGACCGATCTGATCTGGGTTCAGGCCGAAATCACGCTTGTGAGCGGTCGTTCGCAGATCGGCCTGATTCCGGCGCGTTATCCGGCGCCTGCCGATAAAAATTATGCCGATCTGGACGATGCCAGCAATCTGTCGCGTCGGACAGACTGGCAGCAGATCAGCCAGGACATCTATTTCGGAACCGGACAGAAAATGTGGATGACCGATGCGGGCGAGTATGCGTTGCTGGATATGCGCAGCGTCACGTTTCATCATGGGCAGTTGAACTGA
- a CDS encoding Hcp family type VI secretion system effector, protein MAVDMFMKIEGANGESKDSNHKDWSDIQSFAWGATQPGSMATGGGGGTGKASFNDLNVVARVDRAAPAVMKHCSTGKHLSKVEVSVCKAGGTQVEYSKITLEDVLVTSVQYTGAHDGDAMMVSYAFQAAKVKQQYWEQTEQGGKGAESVVAYDVKQNKIVG, encoded by the coding sequence GTGGCTGTTGATATGTTTATGAAAATTGAAGGTGCAAACGGTGAATCCAAGGATTCAAACCACAAGGACTGGAGCGACATTCAGTCTTTCGCATGGGGTGCAACACAACCCGGTTCCATGGCTACCGGTGGTGGTGGCGGTACTGGCAAAGCCAGCTTTAACGACCTGAATGTTGTTGCCCGTGTTGACCGTGCTGCACCTGCAGTGATGAAACACTGCTCTACCGGTAAACACCTGAGCAAGGTCGAAGTATCTGTATGCAAGGCCGGTGGTACACAAGTGGAATACTCCAAAATTACGCTGGAAGACGTTCTGGTGACTTCTGTTCAATACACAGGCGCACACGACGGTGATGCCATGATGGTTAGCTATGCGTTCCAGGCTGCCAAAGTCAAACAGCAGTACTGGGAGCAAACAGAGCAGGGCGGCAAAGGTGCTGAATCTGTTGTTGCCTATGACGTCAAACAAAACAAAATCGTCGGTTAA
- the tssC gene encoding type VI secretion system contractile sheath large subunit — translation MSTSVQKEAVQLEGLESDGLASLLKKEFKPKTDQAREAVENAVRTLAEQALANTVTMSSDAYSTIQAIIAEIDHKLSEQINLIMHNDEFQKLEGAWRGLHYLVNNSETDELLKIRVMCITKKELGRTLKRYKGVGWDQSPIFKRVYEEEYGQFGGEPIGCIVGDYHFDHSPPDVELLGEMARISAAAHCPFISGASPEVMQMDSWQELANPRDLTKIFTNSEYAAWRSLRESEDSRYIGLAMPRFLARLPYGSRTNPVDEFDFEEDTDGATHERYTWANSAYAMASNINRSFKEYGWCTSIRGVESGGAVEDLPCHTFPTDDGGVDMKCPTEIAISDRREAELAKNGFMPLVHRKNSDFAAFIGAQSLQKPHEYNDPDATANARLSARLPYLFACCRFAHYLKCIVRDKIGSFRERDDMERWLNDWIMNYVDGDPANSSQETKARKPLAAAEVQVTEIEDNPGYYAAKFFLRPHYQLEGLTVSLRLVSKLPSLKQNDS, via the coding sequence ATGAGCACGAGCGTACAGAAAGAAGCGGTACAGTTAGAAGGACTGGAATCCGATGGTCTCGCTTCATTACTGAAAAAAGAATTCAAGCCCAAGACTGACCAGGCGCGCGAAGCGGTAGAGAACGCGGTGCGCACGCTGGCCGAGCAGGCGCTGGCCAACACGGTCACTATGTCTTCGGACGCCTATTCGACCATCCAGGCGATTATTGCGGAGATTGATCACAAGCTGTCCGAGCAGATCAATCTGATTATGCACAACGATGAATTCCAGAAGCTTGAAGGCGCCTGGCGCGGCCTGCATTATCTGGTCAACAATTCAGAAACAGACGAACTGTTGAAAATCCGCGTCATGTGCATCACCAAGAAGGAACTGGGCCGCACCCTCAAACGCTATAAGGGCGTCGGCTGGGACCAGAGCCCGATTTTCAAGCGTGTTTACGAAGAAGAATACGGCCAGTTTGGTGGTGAGCCCATCGGCTGCATTGTGGGCGATTATCACTTTGATCATAGCCCGCCAGACGTTGAGCTGCTGGGTGAAATGGCACGCATCTCTGCCGCAGCCCACTGCCCATTCATTTCCGGTGCGTCGCCTGAAGTCATGCAGATGGATTCCTGGCAGGAACTGGCCAATCCGCGCGATCTGACCAAAATCTTTACCAATTCGGAATATGCCGCCTGGCGTAGTTTGCGCGAGTCAGAAGACTCACGCTATATCGGTCTGGCGATGCCGCGCTTCCTGGCCCGTCTGCCTTACGGCTCACGCACCAACCCGGTGGATGAGTTCGACTTTGAAGAGGACACCGACGGCGCAACGCATGAGCGATATACCTGGGCTAACTCGGCCTACGCCATGGCGTCCAACATCAACCGTTCCTTCAAGGAATACGGCTGGTGCACTTCGATTCGTGGCGTTGAATCTGGCGGGGCGGTCGAAGATCTGCCTTGCCACACCTTCCCCACCGATGATGGCGGCGTCGATATGAAATGCCCCACGGAAATTGCTATCAGCGATCGGCGCGAGGCCGAGCTGGCCAAAAACGGCTTCATGCCGCTGGTGCATCGCAAGAACTCAGACTTTGCCGCCTTCATCGGTGCGCAGTCGCTGCAAAAGCCCCACGAATATAACGACCCGGATGCCACCGCCAATGCCCGCTTGTCGGCCCGCCTGCCGTATCTGTTTGCATGCTGCCGCTTTGCGCATTATCTCAAGTGTATTGTGCGCGACAAAATCGGTTCCTTCCGCGAGCGTGACGATATGGAACGCTGGCTTAATGACTGGATCATGAATTATGTCGATGGTGATCCGGCCAACTCGTCCCAGGAAACCAAAGCGCGCAAGCCTTTGGCTGCCGCTGAAGTCCAGGTTACCGAGATTGAAGACAACCCAGGCTATTACGCTGCCAAGTTCTTCCTGCGTCCGCATTATCAGCTCGAAGGCCTGACAGTGTCGCTGCGTCTTGTTTCAAAACTGCCGTCGCTTAAACAGAACGACAGCTGA
- the tssB gene encoding type VI secretion system contractile sheath small subunit, whose amino-acid sequence MATRMSSRRSGQKFIARNRAPRVQIEYDVEIYGAERTIQLPFVMGVMADLAGKSEVPQADINDRKFLEVDIDNFDERMKAIKPRVAFQVPNTLTGEGVLSVDMSFDSIDDFSPAQVARKVDALKELLEARTELANLLTYMDGKTGAEELINKVLKNPALMKTLAAAPNKDTSAPEADKPESDADDTSK is encoded by the coding sequence ATGGCTACACGAATGTCGTCACGCAGAAGCGGTCAGAAGTTCATTGCACGAAACCGCGCTCCGCGTGTGCAGATCGAATATGACGTTGAAATCTATGGTGCCGAAAGAACCATTCAGTTGCCGTTTGTCATGGGCGTCATGGCCGATCTTGCCGGTAAATCCGAAGTGCCGCAGGCCGATATCAACGACCGCAAATTTCTTGAAGTAGACATCGATAATTTCGATGAACGCATGAAGGCCATCAAGCCGCGCGTGGCGTTTCAGGTTCCCAACACCCTGACCGGCGAAGGTGTGCTCAGTGTGGACATGAGCTTTGACAGCATCGACGATTTTTCACCGGCACAGGTGGCGCGCAAGGTCGATGCGCTTAAAGAATTGCTGGAAGCGCGTACTGAGCTGGCCAATCTGCTGACCTATATGGATGGCAAAACCGGCGCCGAAGAACTCATCAACAAGGTACTGAAGAACCCGGCCTTGATGAAAACGCTGGCAGCAGCGCCGAACAAGGATACATCTGCCCCCGAGGCTGACAAGCCTGAATCCGACGCAGACGACACCAGTAAGTAA
- the tssA gene encoding type VI secretion system protein TssA — MKTFDELFSAFSEDNAGENLEYDAAFLALQQAVVEKPEQQFGDTIIDAQAPDWNQVEKQALALCDRTCDLRVIHALVCAWTSQNGLAGYACGVRLAHDALEKCWVSVYPQLVEDDYEDPLPRINALNSLADMQGVGRSVRSANLLTGAHGQLSLRDAESIMEGSRADLFPGGRARLVETLNQAAIAGAPEMVGLGSAAKSLQSIIELVTEKLGTEWTPSVSSLQRSFELITNALGAAATSQSEQPESTAADNNGGQGVVEPAAGNTATVQQQAVERPVSWTEVQIKTRDEAMVALEKVSSYFEIHEPSHPAPFLIRRVQQTIPLNFHEMLKNLTPGNAEQFENWLPREE, encoded by the coding sequence ATGAAAACATTTGATGAATTGTTCTCTGCGTTTAGCGAAGACAACGCTGGCGAGAATCTGGAGTACGATGCCGCTTTTTTGGCGTTACAGCAGGCAGTTGTAGAAAAGCCCGAACAACAGTTTGGCGATACGATTATTGATGCTCAGGCTCCGGATTGGAATCAGGTTGAAAAGCAGGCACTTGCGCTTTGTGACAGAACTTGCGATTTGCGCGTGATTCACGCACTGGTTTGCGCGTGGACGTCGCAAAATGGGCTTGCAGGCTATGCCTGCGGTGTCCGATTGGCGCACGATGCTTTAGAAAAATGCTGGGTGAGTGTTTATCCGCAATTGGTTGAAGATGATTATGAAGATCCGTTGCCACGCATCAACGCATTGAATTCTCTGGCGGATATGCAGGGTGTGGGGCGCAGCGTACGCAGCGCCAACCTGCTCACCGGTGCACATGGCCAGTTGTCATTGCGTGATGCTGAATCCATTATGGAAGGCTCGCGCGCCGATCTGTTTCCCGGTGGCCGGGCCCGATTGGTGGAAACGCTGAACCAGGCTGCCATTGCTGGTGCGCCGGAAATGGTCGGGCTGGGCAGCGCGGCAAAAAGCCTGCAGAGCATTATAGAGCTGGTCACCGAAAAGCTGGGCACCGAGTGGACGCCTTCAGTCTCATCATTGCAGCGAAGTTTTGAATTGATCACAAATGCATTAGGTGCTGCTGCAACATCGCAATCGGAACAACCTGAGAGCACTGCTGCAGACAACAATGGCGGGCAAGGTGTGGTTGAACCCGCCGCTGGCAATACAGCAACAGTGCAACAGCAAGCAGTGGAAAGGCCGGTGTCATGGACGGAAGTACAAATCAAGACGCGCGACGAGGCAATGGTCGCACTGGAAAAAGTCAGCAGTTATTTTGAAATTCACGAACCGAGCCATCCGGCTCCGTTCCTGATCCGGCGGGTTCAGCAGACCATTCCCCTTAATTTTCATGAAATGCTGAAAAATCTTACCCCCGGTAATGCCGAGCAGTTTGAAAACTGGCTGCCCCGCGAAGAGTAA
- a CDS encoding TRAP transporter large permease produces the protein MNESLVIIVLLVAIFGFLGAGVWVGLTLSGCAWLTMALFSSRPAGDAMSLTIWGASSSWTLTALPLFLWMGEILFRSRLSTDLFRGLAPWLDRLPGKLLHTNIIGCAIFAAVSGSSAATCATIGKMTIPELKRRGYPDDQVLGTLAGAGTLGLLIPPSIIMIVYGVAANVSISRLFIAGVVPGILLAGLFMGYIIVWSLLHPGAIPPEQSKMTFRQKIAESRYLIPVVLLIVAVLGSIYTGIATATEAAALGVVGAFVLSVLQGSMRWAAFKDSLLGATRLYCMIALILAGAQFLTLAMGYIGLPRALAEWIASLGLSQFGLVLALMVFFIILGCFLDGISMVVLTIGVLLPTVQAAGLDLVWFGIFLIFVIEMAQITPPVGFNLFVLSGMTKKELPYIARVSMPMFFLMIVGVMIIYWIPDLVLWLPQNVR, from the coding sequence ATGAATGAATCACTTGTCATTATTGTCCTGCTGGTTGCCATCTTCGGTTTCCTAGGCGCCGGGGTTTGGGTTGGCCTGACCCTGTCGGGCTGCGCCTGGCTGACTATGGCGCTGTTTTCCTCCAGACCGGCGGGCGATGCCATGTCGCTTACTATCTGGGGGGCGTCCTCGAGTTGGACGCTGACGGCGCTGCCACTGTTTTTATGGATGGGCGAAATTTTGTTTCGTTCGCGGCTCTCCACTGATCTGTTTCGTGGCTTGGCGCCATGGCTGGACCGGTTGCCGGGCAAGCTGCTGCATACCAATATTATCGGCTGCGCTATTTTTGCAGCCGTTTCGGGCTCATCGGCTGCAACCTGCGCCACCATTGGCAAAATGACCATTCCTGAACTCAAGCGTCGTGGCTATCCTGACGATCAGGTGCTGGGTACGCTGGCGGGCGCCGGCACGCTCGGTCTGCTTATTCCGCCCTCCATTATCATGATTGTGTATGGCGTTGCCGCCAATGTATCCATCTCCCGGTTATTTATTGCAGGCGTGGTACCAGGCATTCTGCTGGCTGGTTTGTTCATGGGTTACATCATTGTGTGGTCATTGCTGCATCCCGGGGCCATTCCGCCCGAGCAAAGCAAAATGACGTTCCGGCAGAAAATTGCCGAATCGCGGTATCTGATACCGGTCGTGTTGCTGATTGTGGCTGTGCTCGGTTCCATCTATACCGGGATCGCAACGGCTACGGAAGCGGCCGCGCTTGGCGTTGTGGGGGCATTCGTTCTTTCTGTGCTGCAAGGCTCAATGCGCTGGGCCGCATTCAAGGATTCGTTGCTGGGCGCAACACGACTGTATTGCATGATTGCGCTGATTCTGGCCGGCGCCCAGTTCCTTACGCTGGCAATGGGCTATATCGGATTGCCACGCGCGCTGGCCGAATGGATCGCCTCACTGGGGCTATCGCAATTTGGCTTGGTGCTGGCGCTAATGGTGTTCTTTATTATATTAGGCTGTTTTCTGGATGGGATTTCAATGGTGGTGCTCACGATCGGTGTGCTGCTTCCAACCGTACAGGCTGCCGGGCTTGATCTGGTCTGGTTCGGTATCTTCCTGATTTTCGTTATTGAAATGGCGCAGATTACGCCGCCGGTGGGATTTAACCTGTTCGTTTTATCTGGCATGACCAAAAAGGAATTGCCCTATATCGCCAGAGTCTCAATGCCCATGTTCTTTCTGATGATTGTTGGCGTGATGATTATCTACTGGATTCCCGACCTGGTACTGTGGCTGCCACAGAACGTACGCTAA
- a CDS encoding TRAP transporter small permease → MRRLLNCIYEGAAWLAGLFMIGILVFVLWSIIIRQMGTNFPGLDAYAGYSMAAAGFLALASTFRKNEHIRVTLVLAALKPRARHYLNLFTLVVAIVLSGALAWFSIKLVMDSYSYHDLSTGEDATPLWIPQLGMAVGCLLFCIAIVDEFICSLKKGYSRTEEEPVSMQT, encoded by the coding sequence ATGAGACGTTTGCTTAACTGTATCTATGAAGGCGCAGCCTGGCTTGCCGGGCTGTTTATGATCGGCATTCTGGTGTTTGTGCTCTGGTCTATCATCATCCGGCAAATGGGAACCAACTTTCCGGGGCTTGATGCCTACGCCGGTTACTCCATGGCCGCGGCCGGCTTTCTGGCGCTGGCCAGCACCTTTCGCAAGAATGAACACATTCGCGTCACGCTGGTTCTGGCTGCGCTCAAGCCGCGCGCGCGCCACTATCTGAACCTGTTCACACTTGTGGTTGCGATCGTGCTGTCTGGTGCGCTGGCCTGGTTCAGCATCAAGCTGGTTATGGATTCATACAGTTATCACGATCTGTCTACCGGAGAAGATGCAACGCCCTTGTGGATACCGCAGTTGGGCATGGCTGTCGGCTGTCTGCTGTTTTGTATTGCGATCGTGGATGAGTTTATCTGTTCGCTCAAAAAAGGCTACTCGCGCACAGAGGAAGAACCGGTGTCCATGCAGACTTGA